The proteins below come from a single Dinghuibacter silviterrae genomic window:
- the rplP gene encoding 50S ribosomal protein L16: MLQPKRSKHRKAQKGRIREVAKRGTEISFGSFGLKALEPIWLTNRQIESARQALTRHMKREGNVWIRIFPDKPITKKPLEVRMGKGKGNPEYWAAVVEPGRMLFECDGVSRQVAEEAFKLAADKLPILTKFVVRHDYVG; the protein is encoded by the coding sequence ATGTTACAGCCAAAAAGATCAAAACATAGGAAAGCCCAGAAGGGCCGCATCCGCGAGGTTGCCAAGCGCGGTACGGAGATTTCCTTCGGTTCCTTCGGTTTGAAGGCGCTCGAACCGATCTGGTTGACCAATCGTCAGATCGAGTCTGCCCGCCAGGCCTTGACCCGTCACATGAAAAGGGAAGGGAACGTTTGGATCCGCATTTTCCCTGACAAACCCATCACCAAGAAGCCCCTCGAAGTGCGTATGGGTAAGGGTAAGGGTAACCCGGAATACTGGGCTGCTGTGGTCGAACCGGGACGCATGCTGTTCGAATGCGATGGCGTATCCCGTCAGGTGGCGGAAGAAGCCTTCAAACTCGCTGCGGACAAGCTACCGATCTTGACCAAATTTGTTGTTCGTCACGACTACGTAGGGTAG
- the rpsH gene encoding 30S ribosomal protein S8 has product MVTDPIADFLTRIRNAQMANHRIVEIPASNLKKRMTEILYNQGYILKYKFEDDKKQGVIKIALKYDQAKVPAITSMERVSRPGLRQYAKPADFARVKNGLGIAILSTSKGVMTDKDARSQNVGGEVLCYVH; this is encoded by the coding sequence ATGGTAACTGATCCTATAGCAGATTTCCTGACCCGGATAAGGAACGCCCAAATGGCCAACCACCGCATCGTGGAGATCCCGGCCTCGAACCTGAAGAAACGCATGACGGAGATCCTCTATAACCAGGGGTATATCCTGAAATATAAATTTGAAGACGACAAGAAACAAGGCGTCATCAAGATCGCCCTCAAGTACGACCAGGCAAAAGTGCCCGCCATTACGTCCATGGAGCGCGTCAGCCGTCCGGGTCTTCGCCAGTACGCGAAACCCGCCGACTTCGCCCGTGTGAAAAACGGACTGGGTATCGCCATCCTGAGCACGTCCAAAGGGGTGATGACCGACAAGGATGCCCGCTCCCAGAACGTAGGCGGCGAAGTCCTTTGTTACGTCCACTAG
- the rpmD gene encoding 50S ribosomal protein L30 — protein MKKIKITLVKSAIDRPERQKLTLEALGLNKLNSVKEVEATPQILGMVRKVTHLVKVEELA, from the coding sequence ATGAAAAAAATTAAGATAACGCTGGTAAAGAGCGCCATCGACCGTCCTGAGCGTCAGAAGCTGACCCTCGAAGCCCTTGGCCTCAACAAGCTGAACTCCGTTAAGGAAGTGGAAGCCACGCCCCAGATCCTGGGTATGGTCCGCAAGGTAACGCACCTGGTAAAGGTGGAAGAACTGGCCTAA
- the rplX gene encoding 50S ribosomal protein L24, with amino-acid sequence MTKRFKPKYNIKKGDSVVVITGDDKDLKKPRQVLEVLVEEGRVVVEGVNIVTKHTKPSAQNTKGGIVKKEAPIHISNVMLWDAKAGAPTKVKRSRESGKLVRIAKKSEGVIK; translated from the coding sequence ATGACAAAGAGATTCAAACCTAAGTACAATATTAAAAAAGGTGACTCCGTCGTGGTGATCACCGGCGACGACAAGGACCTCAAAAAGCCCCGTCAGGTGCTGGAAGTCCTCGTAGAGGAAGGCCGCGTTGTCGTCGAAGGGGTCAACATCGTGACCAAGCACACGAAGCCTTCCGCACAGAATACCAAAGGCGGCATCGTGAAGAAGGAAGCGCCGATCCATATTTCTAACGTAATGCTCTGGGACGCCAAAGCAGGTGCGCCGACGAAAGTAAAGCGCAGCCGCGAGAGTGGTAAACTGGTCCGCATTGCAAAAAAATCAGAGGGGGTTATTAAATAA
- the rplO gene encoding 50S ribosomal protein L15 has translation MKLHNLKPAEGATHKEKRLGRGEASGKGGTSTKGNKGQQARTGYQNKTGHEGGQMPIQRRLPKRGFKNPHRVEYKVFNLGQIDQLVEKYGITEFSLENLYMNGLVTRTDLVKVLGHGELSAKLTFKVNAVSEKAKTSIEAAGGTVEIVK, from the coding sequence ATGAAACTGCACAATCTGAAGCCTGCTGAAGGCGCTACGCACAAGGAAAAACGTTTAGGTCGCGGGGAAGCCTCCGGCAAGGGTGGTACCTCCACGAAGGGTAATAAAGGTCAACAGGCCCGCACCGGTTATCAGAACAAGACCGGGCACGAAGGCGGCCAGATGCCGATCCAGCGTCGTTTGCCCAAGCGGGGTTTCAAAAATCCCCATAGGGTCGAATACAAGGTCTTCAACCTCGGCCAGATCGACCAACTGGTTGAAAAGTACGGTATTACAGAATTCTCCCTGGAGAATCTCTATATGAACGGTCTCGTCACCCGCACCGACCTGGTGAAGGTCCTGGGTCACGGGGAACTGTCCGCCAAGCTGACCTTCAAGGTGAATGCCGTCAGCGAAAAGGCCAAAACTTCGATCGAAGCGGCCGGCGGCACGGTGGAGATTGTCAAATAA
- the rplF gene encoding 50S ribosomal protein L6: MSRIGKQPITLPKGVTLTVGGDNSITVKGPKGELKEAIDRDITVTVNEAEVTFTRPTDQIRHRALHGLYRALVANMVKGVTDGYTRKLELVGVGFKAANQGNLLDLSLGYSHNIIFEIPKEIKVATATEKGQNPMITLEGIDKQLIGQVAAKLRSLRKPEPYKGKGVKYVGEVIRRKAGKAAGK; the protein is encoded by the coding sequence ATGTCCCGTATAGGTAAACAACCGATCACCCTTCCGAAAGGCGTAACGCTGACCGTGGGCGGTGACAATAGCATTACGGTAAAAGGCCCCAAAGGTGAACTGAAAGAAGCGATCGATCGCGACATCACGGTTACGGTCAACGAAGCGGAAGTAACGTTCACCCGTCCCACCGACCAGATCCGGCACCGTGCCCTGCACGGCCTGTACCGCGCCCTGGTCGCCAACATGGTAAAAGGTGTTACCGATGGCTATACCCGTAAGCTCGAACTGGTGGGTGTAGGTTTCAAGGCCGCTAACCAGGGTAACCTCCTGGACCTGTCTTTGGGGTACTCTCACAATATCATTTTTGAGATTCCCAAGGAAATCAAGGTGGCTACGGCTACTGAAAAAGGGCAAAACCCCATGATCACCCTGGAAGGCATCGATAAGCAACTGATCGGCCAGGTCGCTGCAAAGCTCCGCTCGCTGCGCAAACCTGAACCGTACAAGGGTAAGGGTGTCAAGTATGTCGGTGAAGTTATCCGTCGCAAGGCAGGTAAGGCCGCTGGTAAATAA
- the rpsS gene encoding 30S ribosomal protein S19 produces MARSIKKGPYVDQKLEKKVSTINEGKAKKGVLKTWSRRSTITPDFVGHTFAVHNGNKFIPVYVTEFMVGHKLGEFAPTRNFKGHSSKKM; encoded by the coding sequence ATGGCTCGTTCAATTAAAAAGGGTCCTTACGTAGATCAGAAGCTGGAAAAGAAGGTGTCTACGATCAACGAAGGAAAAGCAAAAAAAGGGGTACTCAAAACCTGGTCCCGCCGTTCCACGATCACCCCCGATTTCGTCGGGCATACGTTCGCGGTACACAACGGGAACAAGTTCATCCCGGTTTATGTTACCGAATTCATGGTCGGTCACAAATTGGGTGAGTTCGCCCCCACGCGTAACTTCAAAGGTCACTCTAGCAAAAAAATGTAA
- the rplN gene encoding 50S ribosomal protein L14 yields the protein MIQQESRLNVADNSGAKEVLVIRVLGNSGQDYAHIGDKIVVTVKDALPSGGIKKGTVTKAVIVRTKNKLRRKDGSYIRFDDNAVVLLNNSDEPRGTRIFGPVARELRDKGYMKIISLAPEVL from the coding sequence ATGATTCAGCAAGAAAGCAGACTGAATGTGGCTGACAACAGCGGCGCTAAGGAAGTGTTGGTGATCCGCGTATTAGGCAACTCCGGTCAGGACTATGCCCACATCGGCGATAAGATCGTGGTGACGGTAAAGGACGCGCTCCCTTCCGGTGGCATCAAGAAGGGTACGGTGACCAAAGCGGTCATCGTGCGGACAAAGAACAAGCTCCGTCGCAAGGATGGGTCCTATATCCGCTTTGACGACAACGCGGTGGTCCTGTTGAACAATTCCGACGAGCCCCGGGGTACCCGTATTTTCGGGCCGGTTGCCCGTGAGCTGCGGGACAAAGGGTATATGAAAATCATTTCCCTGGCTCCGGAAGTTCTGTAA
- the secY gene encoding preprotein translocase subunit SecY, whose amino-acid sequence MKKFIQNLKNIWSIDELRDKIILTLLLLLVFRVGSYIVLPGIDPKGLAGLSQNASKGMLGIFDSFAGGAFSNASIFALGIMPYISASIFMQLVSILVPQFQKIQKEGESGRKKINQWTRYLTAIVTLFQGGAYVAYLKSPQIAGGAIYPSFAFFFPFTTVILLTAGTLFVMWLGEKITDKGLGNGTSIIIMVGIMARFPASMAQEFASKQTRGGGGLLIFLIEIALLILTIMALIVLVQGTRKIAVNYAKQIIGNRQFGGARQFLPLKVNSSGVMPIIFAQAIMFIPGLLSNFQPTAGIARIFNDHGNIWYMLIYSILVIAFTFLYTALIFNPKQVADDLKRNNGFVPGVKPGQPTADYIGTIMDRITFPGAIFLAIVGILPGIARNLNVTAGFSTFYGGTSLLIEVAVILDTLQMVETHLLMRQYDGLMKTGRIQGRTTATTTGATGVF is encoded by the coding sequence GTGAAGAAGTTCATACAGAACCTGAAAAATATTTGGAGTATTGACGAGCTGCGTGATAAGATCATCCTCACCTTACTGCTGTTGCTTGTTTTCCGGGTAGGTTCCTACATCGTGTTGCCGGGTATCGACCCGAAAGGGTTGGCCGGTCTGAGTCAGAACGCCAGCAAGGGGATGCTCGGTATCTTCGATTCGTTTGCCGGGGGCGCCTTTTCCAACGCATCTATTTTTGCCCTGGGTATCATGCCCTATATCTCCGCTTCCATCTTCATGCAGCTGGTCTCCATCCTGGTGCCCCAGTTCCAGAAGATCCAAAAGGAAGGGGAAAGCGGCCGTAAAAAGATCAACCAGTGGACCCGTTACCTCACCGCCATCGTGACCCTGTTCCAGGGCGGTGCCTATGTGGCCTACCTGAAAAGCCCCCAGATTGCAGGGGGTGCTATCTATCCTTCCTTCGCCTTTTTCTTCCCCTTTACGACGGTGATCCTCCTGACGGCGGGTACCCTGTTCGTGATGTGGCTGGGTGAAAAAATCACCGACAAGGGTCTGGGGAACGGTACGTCCATCATCATCATGGTGGGCATCATGGCCCGTTTCCCGGCCTCCATGGCCCAGGAGTTTGCGAGCAAGCAAACGAGGGGCGGCGGCGGTCTGCTGATCTTCCTGATCGAAATCGCCCTGCTGATCCTGACCATCATGGCGCTGATCGTCCTGGTACAAGGGACCCGCAAGATCGCGGTGAACTATGCCAAACAGATCATCGGTAACCGGCAGTTCGGCGGCGCACGCCAGTTCCTGCCGCTGAAAGTGAACAGCTCCGGTGTGATGCCGATCATCTTCGCCCAGGCGATCATGTTTATCCCCGGTCTGCTCTCCAACTTCCAGCCGACCGCGGGGATCGCGCGGATATTCAACGACCACGGGAATATCTGGTACATGCTGATCTACAGCATCCTGGTCATCGCGTTTACCTTCCTGTACACGGCGTTGATCTTCAACCCTAAACAGGTGGCCGACGACCTCAAACGCAACAACGGCTTTGTCCCCGGTGTAAAACCCGGTCAACCCACCGCGGACTATATCGGTACGATCATGGACCGGATCACTTTCCCCGGCGCCATTTTCCTGGCCATCGTCGGGATCCTTCCCGGTATTGCCCGGAACCTGAACGTAACGGCCGGGTTTTCCACCTTTTACGGCGGAACCTCCCTTCTGATCGAAGTAGCGGTTATCCTGGACACCCTGCAGATGGTGGAAACCCACCTGCTGATGCGCCAGTACGACGGCCTGATGAAGACCGGCAGGATACAGGGCCGCACGACGGCCACGACCACCGGTGCCACCGGTGTATTTTAA
- the rpsQ gene encoding 30S ribosomal protein S17, which translates to MVERNLRKTRIGVVAGNKMDKTITVAVERKVKHPIYGKFVKKTTKFHAHDDKNECQIGDVVRIMETRPLSKTKRWRLVEVVERAK; encoded by the coding sequence ATGGTTGAAAGAAATTTACGTAAGACAAGGATCGGGGTCGTGGCCGGCAACAAGATGGACAAGACCATCACGGTTGCGGTGGAGCGGAAAGTGAAGCACCCCATCTATGGCAAGTTCGTTAAAAAGACGACCAAGTTCCATGCCCACGATGACAAGAACGAATGCCAAATTGGCGACGTTGTCAGGATCATGGAAACCCGTCCCCTGAGCAAAACCAAGCGGTGGAGGCTCGTGGAGGTCGTGGAACGCGCCAAATAG
- the rpmC gene encoding 50S ribosomal protein L29, whose amino-acid sequence MSKKVEFVKGLKDVETTDLKARIQEDELRLKKLKFGHAISPLENPMSIRELRKDIARLKTVLTQREQGS is encoded by the coding sequence ATGTCTAAGAAAGTTGAATTTGTAAAGGGCTTGAAAGACGTCGAAACGACGGATCTGAAAGCCCGGATCCAGGAGGACGAGCTCCGGCTGAAGAAGCTGAAATTCGGCCATGCCATCTCACCCCTGGAAAACCCGATGAGCATAAGGGAATTGCGCAAGGACATCGCTCGTTTGAAAACCGTTTTGACCCAGCGCGAACAGGGTTCCTAA
- the rplR gene encoding 50S ribosomal protein L18: protein MDSKLSTKQKIKFRIRKKISGTAERPRLSVYRSNSDLYLQLIDDLSGQTLAAASTKDKDIKGQSGTKTEKSKLAGASIGRRAVELGIKACIFDRGGNLYHGRVKAAAEGAREGGLAF from the coding sequence ATGGACTCGAAGTTATCCACGAAGCAAAAGATCAAGTTCCGCATCCGCAAGAAGATCTCCGGCACCGCAGAACGGCCCCGTCTCTCCGTTTACCGGAGCAACAGCGACCTGTACCTGCAGCTGATCGACGATCTGAGTGGTCAGACCCTGGCTGCTGCCAGCACCAAGGACAAGGACATCAAGGGGCAAAGCGGAACGAAGACCGAGAAATCCAAGCTGGCCGGTGCCTCCATCGGTCGCAGGGCTGTGGAACTGGGGATAAAGGCCTGCATCTTCGACCGCGGTGGGAATCTCTACCACGGCCGTGTCAAGGCTGCCGCGGAAGGCGCTCGTGAAGGCGGACTTGCTTTTTAA
- the rpsN gene encoding 30S ribosomal protein S14, translating into MAKESVKARQRKREALVARYAEKRAALKAAGDYQALDQLPRNASPVRLKNRCQISGRPRGYIRYFGLSRIMFREMALAGKIPGVKKASW; encoded by the coding sequence ATGGCCAAAGAATCAGTAAAAGCCAGACAAAGAAAGCGTGAAGCATTGGTTGCCCGTTACGCCGAAAAGCGCGCCGCCCTCAAGGCCGCCGGTGACTACCAGGCGCTCGACCAGTTGCCCCGCAATGCTTCTCCCGTTCGCCTGAAGAACCGTTGCCAGATTTCGGGTCGCCCCCGCGGGTATATCCGCTATTTTGGGCTTTCCCGTATCATGTTCCGTGAGATGGCCCTGGCCGGGAAGATCCCCGGGGTTAAGAAAGCGAGCTGGTAA
- the map gene encoding type I methionyl aminopeptidase — MIHYKSEPEIALARVSALLVGDAIAEVAKAIRPGVTTLELDKIAEQFILSQDAKPSFKGYRGFPFATCMSVNAAVVHGFPNDIPLKDGDIVSVDVGVYKNGFHGDSAYTFAIGDPGEAILKLLAATRQSLYKGIEKAHVGNRVGDISFAIQDYTEKQRGYGVVRELVGHGVGRQLHEDPQVPNYGKRGTGAKLKEGMVIAIEPMINLGVKEVTYSDDGWTVLTADNKPSAHFEHTVCVRRGKADVLSSFAKIEAAETANPHLASAYYQHAAAVTA; from the coding sequence ATGATTCATTATAAATCGGAGCCCGAAATCGCCCTTGCCCGCGTCAGCGCCTTGCTGGTGGGAGACGCGATTGCTGAGGTGGCCAAAGCCATCCGCCCGGGTGTGACGACGTTGGAGCTGGACAAGATTGCAGAGCAGTTTATACTTTCCCAGGACGCCAAACCCTCCTTTAAAGGATACCGGGGTTTCCCCTTCGCCACCTGTATGTCGGTCAATGCCGCGGTGGTGCATGGTTTTCCCAATGATATACCGCTGAAGGATGGCGACATCGTATCGGTGGATGTGGGGGTATACAAAAACGGTTTTCACGGCGACAGCGCCTATACATTTGCCATCGGTGACCCCGGTGAAGCCATCCTGAAATTGCTGGCGGCCACCCGTCAGTCTTTGTACAAAGGGATCGAAAAGGCCCACGTCGGTAACCGCGTCGGAGATATTTCCTTTGCGATCCAGGATTATACGGAAAAACAAAGGGGGTATGGCGTTGTCCGCGAGCTGGTGGGTCACGGCGTGGGCCGCCAGCTGCACGAAGATCCCCAGGTGCCCAACTATGGGAAACGCGGGACGGGCGCAAAATTGAAAGAAGGGATGGTGATCGCCATCGAGCCGATGATCAACCTGGGTGTCAAGGAAGTCACGTATAGCGACGACGGCTGGACGGTCCTTACGGCGGACAACAAACCCTCCGCCCACTTCGAGCATACCGTCTGCGTCCGCAGGGGCAAGGCGGACGTCCTGTCTTCTTTTGCAAAGATCGAGGCGGCCGAAACCGCGAATCCACACTTAGCTTCCGCTTATTACCAGCATGCTGCGGCCGTTACCGCATAG
- the rpsC gene encoding 30S ribosomal protein S3 — protein sequence MGQKTNPIGARLGIIRGWESNWYGNKKDFSSKLIEDNKIRTYLNARINKGGIAKIVIERTLNKLIITIHTSKPGIIIGKGGNEVDRIKEELKKLTGKEDVQINILEIRRPELDANIVGDTIAKQIENRINYKRAIKMAIASALRMGAEGIKIKVSGRLGGAEIARTEEIKQGRVPLHTLRMDIDYANVFALTVYGKIGVKVWICKGEVLAKRDLNPNFVGGKSDVSDRRDRREGGFHDRPHGGGDRPRGGDRDNRGGGGHGGGGGRSGGGHGGGRSGGQGGGRSGGQQGGGGRRH from the coding sequence ATGGGGCAAAAAACAAATCCTATTGGTGCAAGGTTAGGAATCATCCGCGGGTGGGAGTCTAACTGGTACGGGAACAAAAAGGACTTTTCGTCCAAGCTGATCGAAGACAACAAGATCAGGACGTACCTGAATGCCCGTATCAATAAGGGCGGTATCGCCAAGATCGTGATCGAGCGTACCCTCAACAAACTCATCATCACGATCCATACCTCCAAGCCCGGCATCATCATAGGAAAGGGCGGTAATGAAGTAGACCGGATCAAAGAGGAGCTGAAGAAACTGACCGGGAAGGAAGACGTACAGATCAACATCCTGGAGATCCGTCGCCCTGAGCTCGACGCCAACATCGTCGGTGACACGATCGCAAAGCAGATCGAGAACCGTATCAACTATAAACGCGCGATCAAGATGGCCATCGCCAGCGCCCTGCGCATGGGTGCCGAGGGGATCAAGATCAAGGTCAGCGGCCGTCTGGGTGGTGCTGAAATCGCCCGTACGGAAGAAATCAAACAAGGCCGGGTGCCCCTGCATACCCTGCGTATGGACATCGACTATGCCAACGTCTTTGCCCTGACCGTATACGGGAAGATCGGCGTGAAGGTATGGATCTGTAAAGGTGAAGTACTGGCCAAGCGCGACCTGAACCCGAACTTCGTCGGCGGCAAGAGCGACGTCAGCGATCGCCGCGACCGTAGGGAAGGTGGCTTCCATGATCGTCCGCACGGCGGTGGCGACAGGCCCCGTGGCGGCGACCGCGATAACCGCGGTGGCGGTGGTCACGGCGGCGGTGGTGGACGCAGCGGCGGTGGTCACGGTGGCGGCCGTAGCGGCGGTCAAGGTGGCGGTCGTAGCGGCGGCCAACAAGGCGGCGGCGGTCGCAGGCATTGA
- the rplE gene encoding 50S ribosomal protein L5, producing MSQTKYIPRLQTKYRDEVAPALQKKFAYKSAMQVPKLEKICLNRGVNGAVADKKLVDVAVEELTMITGQKAVPTYSKKDISNFKLRKNMPIGARVTLRGERMYEFLDRLIAVSLPRVRDFKGVNDKAFDGRGNYTLGIQEQIIFPEIDIDKVNKITGMDITFVTTAANNEEAYELLKELGIPFKNIKKDNQ from the coding sequence ATGAGCCAGACTAAATATATACCGAGGCTGCAGACGAAATACCGCGACGAAGTGGCGCCCGCCCTGCAGAAGAAGTTCGCTTATAAGTCCGCCATGCAGGTCCCCAAGCTGGAAAAGATCTGCCTGAACCGGGGTGTGAACGGAGCCGTTGCCGACAAGAAGCTGGTCGACGTAGCCGTGGAAGAACTGACGATGATCACCGGTCAGAAAGCAGTTCCTACCTATTCGAAGAAGGACATCTCCAACTTCAAGCTCCGTAAGAATATGCCCATCGGCGCCCGCGTTACGCTGCGCGGCGAGCGGATGTACGAATTCCTGGATCGCCTGATCGCCGTCTCCCTGCCCCGCGTTCGTGACTTTAAGGGTGTGAACGACAAGGCTTTCGACGGTCGTGGTAACTATACCCTGGGTATCCAGGAGCAGATCATTTTCCCCGAAATCGACATCGACAAGGTGAACAAGATCACCGGTATGGACATCACATTCGTGACGACTGCCGCCAACAACGAAGAGGCTTACGAGCTCCTCAAAGAGCTGGGTATCCCCTTCAAGAACATTAAGAAAGACAATCAGTAA
- the rplV gene encoding 50S ribosomal protein L22 yields the protein MEAVAKLKNYPTSPRKMRLLADEIRGMDVEKAIAMLENHPQHSATPLNKLVRSAISNWEQKNNGQSAADAGLVVKTIFVDGARVLKRMRPAPQGRGYRVRKRSNHVTVIVDSKN from the coding sequence ATGGAAGCTGTAGCTAAGTTGAAGAATTACCCCACCTCGCCCCGCAAGATGCGCTTGCTGGCGGACGAGATCCGGGGAATGGACGTCGAAAAGGCGATAGCCATGCTGGAAAATCATCCCCAGCATTCGGCTACTCCGCTGAACAAACTCGTACGTTCCGCCATCAGCAACTGGGAGCAAAAGAACAATGGGCAGAGCGCAGCTGATGCGGGTCTGGTCGTAAAGACCATCTTCGTGGACGGCGCGCGGGTGCTGAAGCGTATGCGTCCCGCCCCCCAGGGCCGTGGATACCGCGTCCGCAAACGCAGCAATCACGTAACCGTCATAGTAGACAGCAAAAATTAA
- a CDS encoding BaiN/RdsA family NAD(P)/FAD-dependent oxidoreductase translates to MLRPLPHSGGAPVSHKRLVVVGGGAAGFFGAVNAARLSPGLEVVLLEKSAKVLSKVRVSGGGRCNVTHACFSIPDMIRRYPRGGNFLKKAFAHFFTSDTIEWFRERGVALKTEDDGRMFPVSDRSETIVDCLVHEANRYGVQILLNREVRGMRREDRRFLLDTSGGPLDADAVLIACGGYPKAASFAWLEALGHTIEAPLPSLFTFNMPGHPITELMGVSVPDAQVKIAGSKLVERGPVLITHWGCSGPAVLRLSAWGARELADKAYDFTLLINWVPAHTQDEVRSLFQQMRAEQGSQAVTKRSLWGLPQRLWQFLAASGGIPDGMRWGDLPAAAQNVFIRHLCALELTVKGKTTFKEEFVTCGGIRLAEVDPQTMASRRVPGLYFAGEILDVDGITGGYNFQHAWTSGFVAARAIADLQPLSHR, encoded by the coding sequence ATGCTGCGGCCGTTACCGCATAGCGGCGGTGCGCCGGTCTCTCATAAGCGCCTGGTCGTCGTGGGCGGCGGCGCCGCGGGCTTTTTCGGGGCGGTCAACGCCGCCCGGTTGTCACCGGGGCTGGAGGTCGTCCTCCTGGAAAAAAGCGCCAAGGTGCTGTCCAAGGTCCGGGTGTCCGGGGGCGGCCGGTGTAATGTCACCCATGCCTGTTTCTCCATTCCCGATATGATCCGCCGCTATCCGCGAGGCGGGAACTTTCTCAAAAAGGCGTTCGCTCATTTTTTTACTTCAGATACGATCGAGTGGTTTCGGGAGCGGGGCGTCGCCCTGAAAACGGAAGACGACGGGCGGATGTTTCCCGTGTCCGACCGCTCCGAAACCATCGTCGATTGCCTCGTGCACGAGGCGAACCGGTATGGCGTGCAGATCCTGCTGAACCGCGAGGTGCGGGGGATGCGACGCGAAGACCGGCGCTTTCTTCTCGACACTTCCGGCGGCCCCCTGGACGCCGACGCCGTCCTCATCGCATGCGGCGGCTATCCGAAGGCCGCGTCGTTTGCCTGGCTGGAGGCCCTCGGCCACACGATCGAGGCGCCGCTCCCCTCGCTGTTTACGTTCAATATGCCGGGGCATCCCATTACAGAGCTGATGGGCGTCAGCGTGCCGGATGCGCAAGTGAAGATCGCGGGGAGCAAGCTCGTGGAACGCGGCCCCGTCCTTATCACGCACTGGGGTTGCAGCGGCCCGGCGGTCCTGCGGCTGAGTGCCTGGGGTGCCCGCGAGCTGGCGGACAAAGCGTATGACTTTACATTGTTGATCAACTGGGTGCCGGCCCATACGCAGGACGAGGTACGGTCGCTTTTTCAGCAAATGCGTGCAGAGCAGGGCAGCCAGGCGGTGACCAAACGAAGCCTGTGGGGGCTTCCGCAACGGCTTTGGCAGTTCCTGGCGGCGTCGGGCGGGATACCCGACGGGATGCGCTGGGGAGACCTGCCCGCAGCGGCCCAAAACGTGTTTATCCGACATCTTTGCGCGCTGGAGCTGACGGTAAAGGGGAAGACCACCTTTAAAGAAGAGTTTGTCACCTGCGGTGGCATCCGCCTGGCGGAGGTAGATCCCCAGACCATGGCAAGCCGGCGGGTGCCGGGGCTGTATTTTGCCGGAGAAATTCTGGACGTAGATGGCATCACCGGTGGCTATAATTTTCAACACGCCTGGACAAGCGGTTTCGTGGCCGCCCGCGCCATCGCTGATTTGCAGCCACTTAGCCATAGGTGA
- the rpsE gene encoding 30S ribosomal protein S5 gives MAKVNLNKVKAGDLELKEKVVAINRVVKTTKGGRSFSFSALVVVGNENGVVGHGLGKAKEVQQAITKGIEDAKKNLIQVPVMKGTIPHDQWAKQGAAKVLIKPAAHGTGVIAGGSMRAVLESAGITDVLAKSLGSANPHNVVKATFHALSLLREPINVAKTRTIALKKVFNG, from the coding sequence ATGGCAAAAGTTAACTTAAATAAAGTCAAGGCCGGTGACCTGGAACTGAAGGAGAAGGTCGTAGCCATCAACCGGGTCGTCAAGACGACTAAAGGTGGCCGTTCTTTCAGCTTTTCCGCCCTGGTAGTGGTCGGCAATGAAAACGGTGTTGTAGGACACGGTTTGGGCAAGGCTAAGGAAGTCCAGCAAGCCATTACGAAAGGGATCGAAGACGCCAAGAAGAACCTGATCCAGGTTCCCGTGATGAAGGGTACGATCCCCCACGACCAGTGGGCCAAGCAAGGCGCCGCCAAGGTGCTGATCAAACCGGCCGCCCACGGTACCGGTGTGATCGCCGGGGGTTCCATGCGCGCCGTACTGGAAAGCGCAGGTATCACCGACGTCCTGGCCAAGTCTCTCGGTTCTGCCAACCCCCACAACGTGGTCAAGGCGACTTTCCATGCCTTGAGCCTTCTGCGTGAGCCGATAAACGTCGCCAAGACGCGTACGATTGCGCTGAAAAAAGTGTTTAACGGGTAA